One window of Mangrovibacterium diazotrophicum genomic DNA carries:
- a CDS encoding serine hydrolase domain-containing protein → MKGKHLKLKDSLLKTILPVALILLSFYSCKKKTVDPRIVLDRDYKKEILAGRDALRVYLIGSETGISVSVSVDGKTVWSEGYGFANKELKAPARPETKYRIGRTSQIFPAMLIAKLQEEGKVDVNEPFSKYVPNYPAKQWDFTPYNLGTHSAGFPETDFILVQNKQDYKSLKEFIQATEKDSLLFKPNQYFAVSDYDPCLLGILAETIGQKSYPKLVKEMLLDTLGLNETELDSPSPIIDYRSTPYHRNFIAQVVNAPEIDSRFVSPAYGYLSTADDLNKLGQLLMNKEFFSEESYKLFFTPNTLDGGFQSNLGFGWNIYTDRQGRKVYIQEGSTIGGSSFLAIFPDQKLVVSICTNLADNSESVPSGKIVQLFLDKINPVKQEEPAAQKEEKAEKPAEQ, encoded by the coding sequence ATGAAAGGAAAGCATTTGAAATTGAAAGACAGTCTGTTGAAAACAATACTGCCTGTTGCGCTGATTTTATTAAGTTTTTACTCTTGTAAAAAGAAGACCGTTGATCCCCGGATTGTATTGGATCGGGACTACAAAAAAGAAATTTTAGCCGGAAGAGACGCCTTGCGCGTTTACCTCATCGGAAGCGAAACCGGAATTTCTGTTTCCGTCTCCGTTGATGGAAAAACGGTTTGGTCAGAAGGTTATGGCTTTGCCAACAAAGAATTAAAAGCGCCAGCCCGTCCTGAAACAAAATACCGGATTGGCCGCACATCTCAAATCTTCCCCGCGATGCTGATTGCCAAACTTCAGGAAGAAGGTAAAGTAGATGTGAACGAACCTTTTTCGAAGTATGTTCCGAACTACCCGGCCAAACAGTGGGATTTCACCCCTTACAACCTGGGAACTCACTCGGCAGGATTCCCGGAAACCGACTTCATCCTGGTGCAAAACAAGCAAGACTACAAAAGCCTGAAAGAATTCATTCAGGCAACCGAGAAAGACAGTTTGTTATTCAAACCGAACCAGTACTTCGCGGTTAGCGATTACGATCCTTGCTTACTGGGAATTTTGGCCGAAACGATTGGTCAAAAGAGCTATCCAAAACTGGTCAAAGAAATGTTGCTTGATACGCTTGGCCTGAACGAAACAGAACTGGATAGTCCCTCTCCCATCATCGACTACCGCTCTACCCCTTACCACCGCAATTTCATTGCACAAGTGGTGAATGCGCCGGAAATAGACTCCCGATTTGTTTCACCGGCGTACGGCTACCTGTCGACAGCAGACGATTTAAACAAACTGGGACAGTTGTTAATGAACAAGGAATTCTTTTCCGAAGAAAGCTACAAGCTTTTCTTCACGCCCAATACGCTTGACGGAGGTTTCCAGAGCAACTTAGGCTTCGGCTGGAACATTTATACCGATCGTCAGGGAAGAAAGGTTTACATACAGGAAGGCTCAACAATTGGCGGAAGTTCATTCCTGGCTATCTTTCCCGATCAAAAGTTAGTTGTCAGCATTTGTACCAACCTTGCCGACAATTCAGAAAGTGTCCCATCCGGGAAAATCGTACAACTTTTCCTCGATAAAATCAACCCGGTAAAACAAGAAGAGCCCGCTGCCCAAAAGGAAGAAAAAGCGGAGAAACCTGCGGAACAGTAA
- the glyA gene encoding serine hydroxymethyltransferase gives MKRDQLVFDIIEKERKRQLSGIELIASENFVSEQVMEAMGSVMTNKYAEGYPGKRYYGGCQIVDMTEQLAIDRIKELFGAEYANVQPHSGAQANAAVLSVILNPGDKFLGLDLAHGGHLSHGSPVNSSGILYQPIAYHVKEETGMVDYDEMEALAKEHQPKLIIGGASAYSREWDYARMRQIADEVGAMFMVDMAHPAGLIAAGLLENPVKYAHIVTSTTHKTLRGPRGGIILMGKDFENPFGFKTPKGETKMMSAVLDFAVFPGQQGGPLEHVIASKAIAFGEALDPSYKVYQAQVKKNASVMAEAFIAKGYKVISGGTDNHSMLIDLRTKFPELTGKKAENTLVLADITINKNMVPFDSRSPFTTSGLRVGTPAVTTRGLKEDAMPVIVDLIDEVLSNPDDEAVITSVRKRVNEMMKDLPLFAW, from the coding sequence ATGAAAAGAGATCAATTAGTATTCGACATTATTGAAAAAGAACGCAAGCGTCAGCTTAGTGGGATCGAATTGATTGCTTCTGAAAACTTTGTTAGCGAGCAGGTTATGGAAGCAATGGGTTCTGTAATGACAAACAAATACGCAGAAGGTTACCCGGGCAAACGTTACTACGGGGGATGTCAGATTGTTGACATGACCGAGCAATTGGCAATCGATCGTATTAAAGAACTTTTCGGTGCTGAATATGCAAACGTTCAACCTCACTCTGGTGCACAGGCTAATGCAGCTGTTCTTAGTGTCATTTTGAATCCTGGCGACAAGTTCCTGGGGCTTGATCTGGCTCACGGCGGTCACTTGTCTCACGGTTCTCCGGTGAACTCTTCAGGTATATTGTATCAACCAATTGCTTACCACGTGAAAGAAGAAACCGGAATGGTTGACTACGACGAAATGGAAGCTTTGGCAAAAGAACACCAACCAAAACTGATTATCGGTGGTGCTTCGGCTTATTCTCGTGAATGGGATTATGCCCGCATGCGTCAAATCGCTGATGAAGTTGGTGCAATGTTTATGGTTGACATGGCTCACCCTGCTGGTTTGATTGCTGCTGGTTTGCTTGAAAACCCGGTTAAATATGCACATATCGTAACTTCAACGACTCATAAAACCCTGCGTGGACCTCGTGGTGGTATCATCTTGATGGGGAAAGATTTTGAAAACCCATTTGGTTTCAAAACACCAAAAGGTGAAACCAAAATGATGTCGGCAGTGCTTGATTTCGCGGTATTCCCGGGACAACAAGGTGGACCGTTGGAACACGTCATCGCATCGAAAGCAATCGCATTCGGCGAAGCGTTGGATCCTTCATACAAAGTTTACCAGGCTCAGGTGAAAAAGAATGCTTCTGTTATGGCTGAAGCGTTCATTGCAAAAGGTTATAAAGTGATCTCAGGTGGTACCGACAATCACAGTATGTTGATTGACCTGCGTACCAAATTCCCTGAACTGACAGGTAAGAAAGCTGAAAATACCTTGGTGTTGGCTGACATCACGATCAACAAAAACATGGTGCCGTTCGACAGCCGTTCACCGTTTACAACTTCTGGTTTGCGTGTAGGTACACCAGCTGTTACAACCCGTGGATTGAAAGAAGATGCGATGCCGGTTATTGTTGACTTGATTGACGAAGTTCTTTCAAATCCGGATGACGAAGCGGTAATCACTTCAGTTCGCAAACGCGTTAACGAAATGATGAAAGATTTACCATTGTTCGCTTGGTAA
- a CDS encoding aminoacyl-tRNA deacylase translates to MPLKKLTDFLDRNNIEYITIRHSLAYNAQRIAATTHIPGKEIAKTVIVKIDGRLAMAVLPASYMINLRLLRETTGARLIGLASEMEFKNRFPDCELGAMPPFGNLYDMEVYVAESLIEDEEICFNAGTHVELIRMAYADFERLVEPVVLRFSKALTA, encoded by the coding sequence ATGCCACTGAAAAAATTGACAGATTTTCTCGACCGGAACAATATTGAATATATCACCATTCGTCACTCGCTGGCTTATAACGCCCAGCGGATTGCAGCGACCACGCACATTCCGGGAAAAGAAATTGCAAAAACAGTTATTGTAAAAATCGACGGCAGATTAGCCATGGCAGTTCTTCCTGCTTCGTATATGATTAACCTGCGCTTGCTGCGTGAAACAACCGGAGCAAGACTAATTGGGTTGGCCAGTGAAATGGAATTCAAAAACCGTTTCCCCGATTGTGAACTTGGCGCAATGCCTCCTTTCGGAAATTTGTACGACATGGAAGTTTACGTTGCTGAAAGCCTAATCGAAGATGAAGAAATTTGCTTCAATGCAGGAACCCATGTGGAACTGATCCGCATGGCTTATGCTGATTTTGAAAGGCTGGTTGAACCGGTAGTTTTGAGATTCTCAAAAGCTCTCACCGCCTGA
- a CDS encoding chloride channel protein → MMELKTKLLAFFNRMNDSKKVYWLSLLIGIVCGTAALLLKNLIHLIGETLVGNLKESDENYLFLAFPLIGIAITVLIVKLLIKDDLGHGVSKVLGAISLNKGNLKRHHTFSSMITSSFTIGFGGSVGAEAPVVLTGSAIGSNLARFFNLSHAQTMLMLGCGATGAIAGIFKAPLAGIVFTLEVLMLDLTMASLLPLLISGISAAVLAYYFMGDEVLFKFELVNSFDAGNIPFYLILGVFSGFISLYFTRMTMYLERRFKLIRKPINKILIGGLILGLCIFLFPPLWGEGYHSIDKIFNGLGPDLLDNSLFFNFKDQQWFIVIFLLLLVFIKVIAMTATTASGGVGGIFAPTLFVGAIGGYFVASFFNLVLGLNLPIDNFALAGMGAMMAGVMHAPLLGIFLTAEITGGYQLFFPLIIAAIASYVTIMAFEPYSIYTKALAKKGELVTHHKDKAVLHFMAVRELIETDFAIVSPEATLGDLTKIIAKSKRNLFPVVDDEGMMKGMIKMDDIREIIFNHELYDKIYVKDLMYMPEHYISPRDTMLKVAEKFESSARFNLAVLDNGKYLGFISRARVFSNYRNFVRTLSHD, encoded by the coding sequence ATGATGGAATTGAAGACCAAGTTGCTAGCCTTTTTCAATCGGATGAACGATTCGAAAAAAGTGTATTGGTTAAGTTTGTTGATTGGTATTGTGTGTGGTACGGCAGCTTTGCTGTTGAAAAATTTGATTCATCTGATCGGTGAAACTTTGGTTGGTAACCTTAAAGAATCGGATGAAAACTATTTGTTTTTGGCATTTCCGCTAATTGGGATAGCCATTACAGTGTTGATTGTTAAACTGCTCATCAAAGACGATTTGGGACATGGTGTTTCGAAGGTGTTGGGAGCAATCAGTTTGAATAAAGGAAATTTGAAGCGGCATCATACTTTTTCAAGCATGATCACCAGTAGTTTTACCATCGGATTTGGTGGATCGGTTGGAGCAGAGGCCCCGGTAGTATTAACTGGTTCTGCTATCGGTTCGAATCTGGCCCGTTTCTTCAACCTCAGTCATGCGCAAACGATGTTGATGCTTGGTTGCGGGGCGACCGGAGCTATCGCCGGGATTTTCAAGGCGCCTTTAGCCGGTATTGTTTTTACCCTCGAAGTTTTAATGCTTGACCTGACAATGGCATCGTTACTGCCCTTGCTGATTTCCGGTATTTCGGCAGCAGTGTTGGCCTATTATTTCATGGGCGACGAGGTACTTTTCAAGTTCGAGTTGGTGAACTCGTTTGACGCCGGTAATATTCCATTCTATCTGATTTTAGGTGTGTTTTCCGGTTTCATCTCGCTGTATTTTACGCGAATGACGATGTACCTGGAGCGCAGGTTTAAGTTGATTCGGAAGCCCATCAATAAGATTTTGATTGGCGGTTTGATTCTTGGCCTTTGTATTTTCCTGTTTCCGCCGCTTTGGGGGGAAGGTTATCATAGTATCGACAAGATTTTTAATGGCCTTGGACCCGACTTGCTTGATAATTCGTTGTTCTTCAATTTTAAAGATCAGCAGTGGTTCATTGTCATTTTCCTGCTTTTGCTTGTGTTCATCAAGGTAATTGCCATGACAGCCACAACGGCAAGTGGTGGAGTCGGCGGTATTTTCGCACCAACTTTGTTTGTTGGAGCGATCGGTGGTTATTTTGTGGCCAGCTTTTTCAACCTGGTATTAGGGTTGAATTTGCCGATCGACAATTTTGCATTGGCAGGGATGGGAGCCATGATGGCAGGTGTGATGCACGCGCCGTTGCTGGGAATCTTCCTCACGGCCGAGATCACTGGCGGTTACCAGTTGTTTTTCCCGTTAATTATTGCCGCTATCGCCTCGTATGTGACGATTATGGCCTTTGAGCCCTATTCGATTTACACCAAAGCGTTGGCGAAAAAAGGAGAGTTGGTAACTCACCACAAGGATAAAGCGGTTTTGCATTTCATGGCCGTTCGCGAACTTATTGAAACGGATTTCGCCATTGTTTCGCCCGAAGCGACCTTGGGAGACCTGACGAAAATTATTGCGAAATCGAAACGGAATTTGTTCCCTGTTGTTGACGATGAAGGAATGATGAAGGGAATGATTAAGATGGATGACATCCGCGAGATCATTTTCAACCACGAACTGTATGACAAAATTTACGTGAAGGATTTGATGTACATGCCCGAGCATTACATTTCGCCAAGAGACACGATGTTGAAGGTTGCCGAAAAATTTGAGAGTAGCGCTCGCTTCAACCTGGCGGTGCTGGACAATGGCAAATACCTCGGATTCATTTCCCGGGCTCGGGTATTCTCGAATTACCGGAATTTTGTTCGCACATTATCGCACGATTAA
- a CDS encoding chloride channel protein, translating to MPNKLSYAARFHRWRLRHLSERKFIILLSVVIGVIVGILATLLKNFVWKLQDLVNLVIEKNEGNSIYFILPIVGILLTVLFVRFIVRKPVRPGIPNVLHSISRRKGDLSRHNLYSSMVSSALTVSFGGSVGLEGPTVVSGAAYSSVLSRFFHLDYRSTILMLACSSAAAMAAIFKAPIAAIVFAVEVIMIDLTTFSLVPLLLSSSAAVMTSYFFMGHDVLYPFDVKSSFVVNDLPYYIALGILTGVVSAYFTKINIYITNRFEKIPGLWNRLLYGGLLLGFLIFLFPSLYGEGYLAINACLAGDYSYLYNNSVFFYLKDHFFLMVILLAAISLLKVVATSLAFGSGGVGGIFAPTLFTGVNVGAVFAVLVDRFGNQQIDKNNFALIGMAGLIAGVLHAPLTGIFLIADISGGYLLFVPLMITATFSFLTVKAFAPKSVYHAQLAQRRELMTHDKDKNILQMMEVKKLVETDFVTLHPDATLRDLTEAISTAHRNIFPVVDDEGYLKGMVKMDDIRHLIFKQELYDSVKVSELMYLPEHFISTADLMEQVVEKFEVTGRYNIAVIDEGRYIGFISRARVFSSYRKKMSHFSYE from the coding sequence ATGCCAAACAAGCTCTCTTATGCAGCCCGCTTTCATCGCTGGAGACTTCGACACCTGAGCGAACGGAAATTCATCATTCTGTTGAGTGTTGTTATTGGCGTCATTGTTGGCATTCTGGCAACCTTGCTGAAGAACTTCGTTTGGAAATTGCAGGATCTGGTAAACCTGGTCATTGAAAAGAACGAGGGAAACTCCATCTATTTTATTTTGCCTATTGTCGGCATTTTGCTGACCGTTCTGTTTGTTCGGTTTATCGTGCGAAAACCCGTCCGGCCGGGTATTCCAAATGTTTTGCACAGTATCTCGCGACGCAAGGGCGATCTGAGCCGTCACAACCTTTACAGCTCGATGGTATCCAGTGCGCTCACGGTTAGTTTCGGAGGCTCGGTGGGACTGGAGGGCCCAACCGTTGTTTCAGGTGCTGCCTATAGCTCGGTGCTTTCGCGTTTCTTCCATTTGGATTACCGCAGTACTATTTTGATGCTGGCTTGCTCGTCGGCAGCGGCAATGGCGGCCATTTTTAAAGCTCCGATTGCGGCAATCGTTTTTGCAGTTGAAGTCATCATGATCGATCTGACCACTTTTTCGCTGGTTCCGCTGCTGCTTTCTTCTTCAGCCGCGGTCATGACTTCCTACTTTTTCATGGGACATGATGTGCTTTATCCGTTTGATGTCAAGTCAAGCTTCGTGGTAAACGATCTTCCTTATTACATCGCGTTGGGAATCCTGACGGGAGTTGTTTCTGCTTATTTCACAAAGATTAACATTTATATAACAAATCGTTTTGAGAAGATTCCGGGCTTGTGGAATCGATTGCTCTACGGGGGGCTATTGCTTGGTTTCCTGATCTTTTTGTTCCCGTCACTCTATGGTGAAGGATATCTGGCGATCAATGCTTGCCTGGCCGGCGATTACAGTTATTTATACAATAACTCGGTTTTCTTTTACCTGAAAGATCACTTTTTTTTGATGGTTATCTTGCTGGCAGCCATTAGTTTGTTGAAGGTTGTGGCAACCTCGCTGGCCTTTGGAAGCGGGGGAGTTGGAGGCATCTTTGCACCCACACTTTTCACAGGTGTGAATGTTGGGGCGGTGTTCGCTGTATTGGTTGATCGATTTGGTAATCAGCAGATTGATAAGAATAACTTTGCCTTGATTGGCATGGCTGGATTGATTGCGGGAGTACTGCATGCACCGCTGACCGGTATCTTCCTGATCGCCGATATCTCGGGTGGCTACCTGTTATTTGTACCGTTGATGATTACGGCAACCTTTTCATTTTTAACAGTTAAGGCCTTTGCGCCCAAGTCGGTTTATCACGCTCAGCTGGCACAACGCCGGGAATTGATGACACACGACAAAGACAAGAATATTCTGCAGATGATGGAGGTCAAGAAATTAGTTGAAACAGATTTTGTTACTTTGCACCCCGATGCCACCCTCCGTGACTTAACGGAGGCAATTTCCACCGCACACCGGAATATTTTTCCGGTGGTCGACGATGAAGGTTACCTCAAGGGCATGGTCAAAATGGATGACATCCGACATTTAATATTTAAGCAGGAACTATATGACTCGGTTAAGGTGAGCGAACTGATGTATTTACCCGAGCATTTTATTTCGACTGCTGATTTGATGGAACAGGTTGTTGAAAAATTTGAAGTGACAGGACGCTACAACATCGCTGTTATTGACGAAGGAAGATACATCGGTTTTATTTCGCGGGCCCGGGTTTTTTCTTCTTATCGGAAAAAAATGAGTCATTTTTCATATGAATAA
- a CDS encoding penicillin-binding protein 1A, with protein MPPRKSTSKSSAKAKPRKKASSGRRKKSSKKSSIGRRFLMLMLKIAAVGIILFALFFTAVYLGFLGYVPSTSQLHDIKNPQASEVFSQEGKLLGRYYTENRSNVRYDEISPNVIHALVATEDSRFYEHRGVDEVALMRVFVKSILLQDHSAGGGSTLSQQIAKNLFPRNSLGVFSMPVNKLRESIIAYRLERIYTKEDILTLYLNTVPFGENIYGIEVAAERFFNKSPKDLTVDEAAVLVGMLKANNYYNPRLHPERSKERRNVVIGQMVKNEYLSEAQGKVFQEKPLTLRYRRISYNEGPAPYFLEMLKPELLEWCKSHKKENGDPYNLYNDGLKVKTTVNYDYQYFAEQSVKEYMKSLQNVFNNHWKGSTPWSRKPSVLERAMKQSERYRKMKAAGKSEAEIKAAFNQKRDMVLFDWTGDKQVVATPLDSVKHYLSLLNAGFLGLEPSTGEVKAWVGGIDFRYFKYDHVNSQRQVGSTFKPFVYLAALQNGLEPDDYFSNERKVYHDYQDWSPQNSHPDYEGYYSMEGALAKSINTVAVEVLMETGIDEVIETARELGISAELPEFPSLALGVASISLKDMVSAYATILNDGVYIEPHYLVSIEDAQGKVLDKFAKPEPIKTSLDPENCRMLVHMMQSVISNGTGSPIRTAYHVGGDFAGKTGTTQDQTDGWFVGMNPGLVTGCWVGADDPSIHFRTITYGQGGYMALPIVGKFYTKLYADTRYKRLQYASFREPAPRLLAKLDVEPYREDLPAGSIGDLIGNIFKKKDQSDRDQSDGETHKTEKKKVWESIKDIFKKKK; from the coding sequence ATGCCTCCTCGGAAATCTACATCGAAGTCTTCAGCAAAAGCAAAACCACGTAAAAAAGCAAGTAGCGGACGTCGTAAAAAGTCCTCCAAGAAGTCGTCGATTGGGCGGCGCTTTCTCATGTTAATGTTGAAGATAGCAGCGGTGGGAATCATTCTTTTTGCACTTTTCTTCACAGCTGTTTACCTGGGATTTTTAGGCTATGTTCCGAGCACCTCGCAGTTGCACGATATCAAAAATCCACAGGCCTCGGAAGTCTTCTCGCAGGAAGGAAAATTGCTGGGGCGTTATTATACCGAAAACAGGAGTAATGTTCGCTACGACGAGATTTCGCCTAACGTGATTCATGCCCTGGTTGCAACCGAGGATTCACGCTTTTACGAGCACCGCGGGGTTGATGAAGTGGCGCTGATGCGTGTTTTTGTGAAATCAATTCTCCTGCAGGATCACAGTGCCGGAGGTGGAAGTACCTTGAGCCAGCAGATTGCAAAAAACCTTTTCCCCCGCAATAGTCTGGGTGTTTTTTCGATGCCGGTCAACAAACTCCGCGAATCGATTATTGCCTACCGTCTGGAGCGCATTTATACCAAAGAAGATATCCTGACGCTTTACCTGAACACCGTTCCGTTTGGTGAAAATATCTATGGTATTGAAGTGGCCGCTGAGCGTTTTTTTAACAAGTCGCCGAAAGATTTGACAGTTGATGAAGCAGCAGTGTTGGTGGGAATGTTGAAAGCCAATAATTATTACAACCCCCGATTACACCCTGAACGCTCTAAAGAACGCCGGAATGTGGTGATCGGGCAGATGGTAAAAAATGAATACCTCTCGGAGGCACAAGGAAAAGTCTTCCAGGAGAAGCCGCTGACCTTGCGTTATCGTCGGATTTCGTACAACGAAGGCCCGGCTCCGTACTTCCTGGAAATGTTGAAGCCGGAATTGCTGGAGTGGTGTAAGAGTCATAAAAAGGAAAACGGCGATCCGTACAACTTATACAACGACGGGTTGAAAGTGAAAACAACTGTCAACTACGATTACCAGTATTTTGCCGAGCAATCGGTGAAAGAATACATGAAGAGTTTGCAGAACGTATTCAACAACCATTGGAAAGGTTCTACTCCCTGGTCGCGCAAACCTTCGGTGCTGGAGCGCGCTATGAAACAATCGGAACGCTACCGGAAGATGAAGGCAGCCGGAAAATCAGAGGCTGAAATTAAAGCCGCTTTCAACCAAAAACGTGATATGGTGCTGTTCGATTGGACAGGCGACAAGCAAGTTGTGGCAACACCACTGGACTCGGTGAAGCATTATTTGAGCCTGTTGAACGCCGGATTTTTAGGACTTGAGCCATCAACCGGTGAGGTGAAAGCCTGGGTTGGCGGAATCGATTTTCGCTACTTCAAATACGACCATGTGAACTCGCAGCGACAGGTCGGTTCAACCTTTAAACCATTTGTTTACCTGGCCGCCTTGCAGAATGGTTTGGAACCTGACGATTATTTTTCAAATGAGCGTAAAGTTTACCACGACTACCAGGATTGGTCGCCGCAAAACTCACACCCGGATTATGAAGGCTATTACTCGATGGAAGGAGCACTGGCCAAATCGATCAACACGGTTGCTGTGGAGGTTTTGATGGAAACGGGCATTGACGAGGTGATTGAAACAGCCCGCGAACTGGGTATTTCAGCCGAGCTTCCTGAATTTCCTTCTTTGGCTTTGGGAGTAGCATCTATCAGTTTGAAAGATATGGTTTCGGCTTATGCCACGATTCTGAACGACGGTGTTTACATCGAGCCGCATTACCTGGTTTCAATTGAAGATGCACAAGGCAAGGTATTGGACAAATTTGCCAAGCCTGAGCCGATCAAAACGTCGCTGGATCCGGAGAATTGCCGTATGCTTGTTCACATGATGCAGTCGGTTATCTCGAATGGAACCGGTAGCCCGATTCGAACAGCTTACCACGTTGGTGGCGATTTTGCGGGTAAAACCGGAACAACACAGGATCAAACCGATGGTTGGTTTGTGGGGATGAATCCGGGACTGGTTACCGGTTGCTGGGTTGGAGCTGATGATCCGTCGATTCACTTCCGTACCATCACATACGGCCAAGGCGGTTACATGGCGCTTCCGATTGTCGGGAAGTTTTACACCAAGTTGTATGCTGATACGCGCTACAAGCGCTTGCAATACGCTTCTTTCCGCGAACCAGCTCCCCGTTTGCTGGCGAAGCTCGATGTGGAGCCGTACCGGGAGGATTTGCCTGCCGGATCAATCGGTGATTTGATTGGCAATATCTTTAAAAAGAAAGATCAGTCGGACAGAGATCAGTCGGATGGGGAAACGCATAAAACAGAGAAGAAAAAAGTTTGGGAATCGATCAAGGATATCTTTAAAAAGAAGAAATAG